Proteins encoded by one window of Salvia splendens isolate huo1 chromosome 7, SspV2, whole genome shotgun sequence:
- the LOC121742176 gene encoding polyadenylate-binding protein-interacting protein 7-like, whose protein sequence is MYLSGKGPSSGDKNLGSSKLTLNPNATEFVPYFLRSPVAGSNGAEASSKFVTSAAPGPGKGILDRVESSASNDSDDEAQQYWCNQLPDDITPDFKVMGIDDNQGANSLSFSSLSLTNANESSRFSSSIGSGFMLKEQQGLSLRSVNGNNHAEQLRYPVSSYGKYLSPTSYHSSLSKPWDQQIVGNDQLVLREGTDVGNPRHGLVADMSSEQLMLDNSDVSPLEFLASHFPGFAAESLTEVYFANGGDLNLTIEMLTQLELQVDGGLNQTMTSKTVSAPNLNSMDFPALSVIDGQTELVILQNGSAYYSPEKQGSLLFRSNSFVPSRGATDFASAVRKMVPQDSSMWKYEKNGSSDASIGQSRNSQVLASSYNSGQGRGIYGDRFQSRGSARSSPVWLETGDAVANMYSEMRGEARDHARVRNVYFEQARQAYLVGNKALAKELSIKGQLHNVQMKAAHGKAQESIFCQRNSDIQTNGREQMIDLHGLHVSEAIHVLKRELAVMKNAARSMDQRLLVYICVGTGHHTRGARTPARLPTAVQRYLLEEEGLDYSEPQPGLLRVVIY, encoded by the exons ATGTACTTGTCGGGAAAGGGACCTTCTTCTGGCGACAAAAATCTTGGTTCTTCAAAACTAACTTTGAACCCCAACGCCACAGAATTTGTTCCATATTTTCTAAGGTCGCCTGTAGCTGGCTCTAACGGTGCTGAGGCATCCTCAAAATTTGTTACCTCCGCAGCTCCTGGCCCGGGGAAAGGAATATTAGACAGAGTAGAGTCATCAGCCTCAAATGACTCTGATGATGAAGCTCAGCAATACTGGTGCAATCAGCTCCCTGATGATATTACTCCCGACTTTAAGGTCATGGGTATCGATGATAATCAAGGGGCCAATAGCTTATCATTTTCAAGCCTATCTTTGACTAATGCCAACGAAAGTTCAAGATTTTCTTCTTCAATAGGTAGTGGTTTTATGTTGAAGGAACAACAAGGGTTATCTCTTCGCTCTGTTAATGGAAACAATCATGCTGAACAACTGAGATATCCAGTCTCTTCCTATGGGAAATACCTGTCGCCTACAAGCTATCATTCATCGCTCTCTAAGCCTTGGGACCAACAGATTGTCGGCAACGATCAACTTGTTCTAAGAGAAGGAACTGATGTTGGGAATCCAAGACATGGTCTTGTAGCTGACATGTCAAGTGAGCAATTAATGCTGGATAATTCGGATGTGAGCCCTCTAGAGTTCCTGGCTTCACATTTCCCTGGTTTTGCAGCTGAAAGTCTCACAGAGGTTTATTTTGCAAACGGAGGCGATCTAAACCTAACAATTGAGATGCTGACTCAGCTTGAG CTTCAGGTTGATGGTGGCTTGAATCAGACCATGACTTCAAAAACTGTATCTGCACCTAATCTTAATTCGATGGATTTTCCTGCACTCTCTGTGATAGATGGTCAAACCGAGTTAGTTATTCTCCAAAATGGCAGTGCCTATTACTCTCCAGAAAAGCAAGGCTCTTTGCTGTTCAGATCCAATTCCTTTGTTCCATCAAGGGGTGCTACCGATTTTGCTTCAGCTGTCAGGAAAATGGTACCTCAAGATTCAAGCATGTGGAAATACGAGAAAAATGGCTCTTCAGATGCAAGCATTGGACAAAGCCGAAACTCCCAAGTACTAGCAAGCTCATACAACAGTGGTCAGGGGAGGGGCATCTATGGTGATAGGTTCCAAAGCCGAGGATCAGCCCGCTCATCTCCTGTCTGGCTTGAAACTGGAGATGCAGTTG CAAATATGTACTCTGAAATGCGGGGGGAAGCTCGGGATCATGCACGCGTGCGCAATGTATACTTTGAGCAG GCACGGCAAGCGTACCTCGTTGGTAACAAGGCCTTAGCCAAGGAGTTGAGCATTAAGGGACAGCTGCACAATGTGCAGATGAAAGCAGCTCATGGGAAAGCACAAGAAAGTATTTTTTGCCAGAG GAATTCAGACATTCAAACCAACGGGAGGGAACAGATGATTGATCTGCATGGTCTACACGTGAGTGAAGCTATTcatgtcctcaagcgtgaactGGCGGTGATGAAGAACGCAGCAAGATCGATGGATCAAAGACTGCTTGTCTACATATGCGTAGGAACTGGTCACCACACAAGGGGGGCACGCACGCCTGCTAGACTCCCGACTGCGGTTCAGCGCTACTTGCTGGAGGAGGAGGGCCTCGATTATTCAGAGCCGCAGCCGGGACTCCTCCGAGTTGTTATATACTGA
- the LOC121811271 gene encoding uncharacterized protein LOC121811271: MENSSKPKAAAATSVLKATDLAYAKCECCGLTEECTGEYIKRVRDRFWGRWICGLCSEAVKDEVVRSEKRIGNEEALNQHMSFCKKFKNLSPPKSPTDDELISAVKQLLFKSLDSPVKKQKQRCLILEG; encoded by the coding sequence ATGGAGAATTCCTCAAAGCCaaaagcagcagcagcaactaGTGTGTTGAAAGCAACTGATCTTGCATATGCAAAATGCGAGTGTTGTGGCCTTACGGAGGAGTGCACAGGGGAATACATAAAGCGTGTTCGTGACCGGTTTTGGGGGCGTTGGATTTGTGGGCTGTGCTCGGAGGCAGTGAAGGATGAGGTGGTGAGATCAGAGAAAAGGATTGGGAATGAAGAAGCTCTGAATCAGCACATGAGTTTCTGTAAAAAATTTAAGAATCTAAGCCCCCCAAAAAGTCCAACTGATGATGAGCTCATCTCTGCTGTCAAGCAGCTGCTGTTCAAGAGCCTCGACTCGCCCGTCAAGAAGCAGAAGCAGCGCTGTTTGATTCTTGAGGGATAG
- the LOC121742203 gene encoding LRR receptor-like serine/threonine-protein kinase ERECTA, producing the protein MATSCKRFLLGFVVVLLSFASVDCDADGIVLLEIKKSFRDVDNVLYDWTDTPSSDHCVWRGIDCDNVTFNVVALNLSGLNLDGEISPAIGQLKSLVSVDLRGNRLSGQIPDEIGDCSALQSLDLSFNELFGDIPFSISKLKQLETLILKNNQLIGPIPSTLSQIPNLKILDLAQNRLSGEIPRLLYWNEVLQYLGLRGNNLQGSLSPDMCQLSGLWYFDVRNNSLSGPIPENIGNCTSFQVLDLSYNNLTGDIPFNIGFLQVATLSLQNNHFSGQIPSVIGLMQALAVLDLSFNMLSGIIPPILGNLTYTEKLYLHANKLSGSIPPELGNMTKLHYLELNDNLLTGRIPPELGKLTDLFDLNIANNHLEGPIPDNLSSCTNLNNLNVHGNKLNGTVPLAFQKLESMTYLNLSSNNLRGPIPIELSRIGNLDTLDLSNNNISGDMPSSLGDLEHLLKLNLSNNALTGYIPAEFGNLRSIMEIDLSNNHLSGQIPDELSQLQNLFMLKLEYNNISGDVMSLANCLSLTVLNISYNNLVGFIPTAKNFSRFPPESFVGNPGLCGYWLSSNCRAPRPTERVSISKAAILGIALGAMVILLMILIAACHPHHPKTFTVGPLDKPVNYSSPELVILHMNMALHVYEDIMRMTENLSEKYVIGYGASSTVYKCVLKNCRPVAVKKLYSHYPQCLKEFETELNTVGSIKHRNLVSLQGYSLSPSGYLLFYDYMENGSLWDVLHGTTKKKKLGWNTRLRIALGTAQGLAYLHHDCSPRIIHRDVKSSNILLDKDYEVHLTDFGIAKRLCTSKTHTWTFLMGTIGYIDPEYARTNRLTEKSDVYSYGIVLLELLTGWKAVDNESNLHQLILEKAANNSVMETVDPEISETCSDLGDVKKVFQLALLCTKRQPSDRPTMHEVVRVLGSLVPPPADAKPTAPVSLLPSGKGYKDEYANLKTPHLMNCPSMSTSDAQLFLEFGQVISQNNM; encoded by the exons ATGGCTACTTCTTGCAAACGATTTCTTCTCGGATTTGTGGTGGTGTTGCTGAGCTTTGCTTCTGTGGACTGTGATGCTGACG GTATTGTTTTGCTGGAGATAAAGAAGTCATTCAGAGATGTTGATAATGTGCTGTATGACTGGACTGACACTCCATCTTCAGACCATTGCGTCTGGAGAGGAATTGACTGTGATAATGTCACCTTCAATGTGGTTGCACT TAATCTTTCTGGCTTAAATCTTGATGGAGAAATTTCACCTGCTATAGGGCAGCTAAAGAGCCTAGTTTCAGT TGACTTGAGGGGGAATCGGCTCTCTGGTCAAATCCCGGATGAGATTGGGGACTGCTCTGCTCTACAGAGCTT GGACTTATCATTCAATGAGCTCTTTGGTGATATTCCCTTCTCAATTTCAAAGCTGAAGCAACTGGAGACTTT GATTCTGAAAAACAACCAGCTTATTGGTCCAATCCCTTCAACACTCTCACAGATTCCTAACTTGAAAATTTT GGACTTGGCTCAGAATAGGTTGAGTGGAGAAATACCTAGATTGTTGTACTGGAATGAGGTTCTTCAATACCT GGGGCTGAGGGGTAACAACCTCCAAGGTTCACTCTCTCCAGATATGTGTCAGCTATCCGGCTTGTGGTATTT TGATGTTAGAAATAATAGCTTGAGTGGTCCGATTCCTGAAAACATCGGCAACTGCACTTCGTTCCAGGTTTT GGACTTGTCGTATAACAATTTAACGGGGGACATTCCATTCAATATTGGATTTCTTCAAGTTGCTACCTT GTCCTtgcagaataaccatttctCTGGGCAGATTCCATCAGTTATTGGTCTTATGCAGGCATTAGCAGTGCT AGACCTAAGTTTTAACATGCTGAGTGGAATTATCCCTCCAATTCTTGGAAATTTAACCTACACCGAGAAACT GTATCTTCATGCAAACAAGTTAAGTGGATCAATTCCCCCCGAGCTTGGAAATATGACAAAGCTTCACTATCT GGAATTGAATGATAATCTGCTGACAGGGCGTATTCCGCCAGAACTTGGGAAGCTTACAGACTTATTTGATCT AAATATAGCTAATAATCATTTGGAGGGGCCGATACCAGATAATCTTAGCTCCTGCACAAACCTTAACAACCT AAACGTGCATGGAAACAAATTGAATGGAACTGTTCCATTGGCATTTCAAAAGCTTGAAAGCATGACTTATTT GAACCTATCCTCCAACAATCTCAGAGGCCCCATTCCCATTGAGTTGTCTCGTATTGGCAATCTGGACACGCT AGACCTCTCCAATAATAACATCAGCGGCGATATGCCCTCCTCTCTTGGCGACCTGGAACATCTCTTGAAACT AAATTTAAGCAACAATGCTCTGACGGGCTACATACCGGCTGAATTTGGCAATTTGAGAAGCATTATGGAGAT AGATCTTTCAAATAATCACCTTTCTGGTCAAATTCCCGATGAGCTTAGCCAGCTTCAAAATCTCTTCATGCT GAAACTGGAATACAACAATATATCGGGTGATGTAATGTCTCTTGCCAACTGCCTCAGTCTTACCGTGCT GAACATTTCATACAACAATCTTGTTGGATTTATTCCGACAGCAAAGAACTTCTCCAGGTTTCCACCTGAGAG TTTTGTAGGCAATCCAGGACTCTGTGGCTATTGGCTCAGCTCAAACTGCCGTGCACCTCGACCCACTGAGCGAG TCTCGATTTCTAAAGCAGCTATTCTCGGAATAGCTCTTGGAGCCATGGTGATTCTTTTGATGATCTTGATTGCAGCTTGTCATCCCCACCATCCGAAGACTTTCACAGTTGGGCCTCTCGATAAGCCAG TTAACTACTCGTCTCCAGAGCTTGTTATCCTTCACATGAACATGGCTCTTCACGTGTACGAAGACATAATGAGGATGACGGAGAATTTAAGCGAGAAATATGTTATTGGATATGGTGCGTCGAGCACTGTGTACAAGTGTGTACTCAAGAACTGCAGGCCTGTGGCTGTGAAGAAACTCTACTCTCACTACCCCCAGTGTTTGAAAGAATTTGAAACCGAGCTAAACACGGTAGGGAGCATCAAGCATCGGAATCTCGTTAGCCTTCAAGGATATTCGCTGTCCCCTTCCGGATACCTTCTGTTCTATGACTACATGGAAAACGGAAGCCTCTGGGACGTCCTTCACG GGACtacaaagaagaagaaacttGGGTGGAACACCCGTCTTCGCATAGCATTAGGCACTGCACAGGGGCTAGCGTATCTTCACCACGACTGTAGCCCTCGGATCATCCACAGGGATGTGAAGTCGTCCAACATTTTACTCGACAAGGACTACGAAGTTCATCTTACGGATTTTGGCATTGCCAAGAGACTATGCACATCCAAGACTCACACTTGGACATTCTTAATGGGAACTATTGGTTACATTGATCCTGAATATGCTCGGACTAACCGTCTGACAGAGAAGTCTGATGTGTACAGCTATGGAATTGTGCTTCTTGAGCTGCTTACCGGATGGAAGGCTGTGGACAACGAGTCCAATCTACACCAACTG ATTCTGGAAAAGGCAGCAAACAACTCAGTGATGGAAACTGTGGACCCGGAGATCTCGGAGACGTGCTCGGATCTGGGGGATGTGAAGAAGGTGTTTCAGCTGGCTCTGTTGTGCACGAAGCGACAGCCGTCGGATAGGCCAACGATGCATGAGGTGGTTCGTGTGCTGGGGAGCCTAGTGCCCCCACCTGCGGACGCTAAACCGACAGCACCGGTGTCTCTCCTCCCGTCTGGGAAAGGCTATAAGGACGAGTATGCAAATCTGAAGACTCCTCACTTGATGAACTGCCCTTCCATGAGCACATCCGATGCCCAACTATTCCTAGAATTTGGGCAGGTGATTTCTCAGAACAACATGTGA